A window of Caldisericia bacterium contains these coding sequences:
- a CDS encoding tRNA (adenine-N1)-methyltransferase, giving the protein MKFKEGDLVEIIDKKERVFILKLKKGEKFHFHLGFIEHDQIIGKNFGIKIKTSKGFNVFVFPIKKTNFILHMKRGAQIIYPKDIGQILIYGDIHSGLKIFEAGGGSGALSIYLLSIIGKRGKLITYDLRDDFLEILKENIIRFFGEIPKNFILRKRDIYNEGLEKKDKNFDRVILDLPEPWNALKNVDKGLKRGGILISYNPTIQQIIKFKSELDKLRNYYFEGMFEILERRWKIEENSVRPIDRMVAHTGFIIVARKY; this is encoded by the coding sequence TTATTTTAAAACTTAAGAAGGGTGAAAAATTTCATTTTCATCTTGGTTTCATAGAACATGATCAAATAATAGGAAAAAATTTTGGAATTAAAATAAAAACATCAAAAGGGTTTAATGTATTTGTCTTTCCAATAAAAAAAACAAATTTTATTCTTCATATGAAAAGAGGAGCACAAATTATTTATCCAAAAGATATTGGTCAAATTTTAATCTATGGAGATATACACTCTGGACTTAAAATTTTTGAAGCAGGTGGAGGTAGTGGTGCTCTTTCAATTTATCTTCTTTCAATTATTGGAAAAAGAGGAAAACTTATAACTTATGATTTAAGAGATGATTTTTTAGAAATTTTAAAAGAGAATATAATAAGATTTTTTGGTGAAATTCCCAAAAATTTTATTTTAAGAAAAAGAGATATTTATAATGAGGGTTTAGAAAAAAAAGACAAAAATTTTGATAGAGTTATACTTGATCTACCTGAACCATGGAATGCTTTAAAAAATGTAGATAAAGGTTTAAAGAGAGGTGGAATTCTTATATCTTACAATCCTACAATACAACAAATTATAAAATTTAAAAGCGAACTTGATAAATTAAGAAACTATTATTTTGAAGGTATGTTTGAAATTCTTGAAAGGAGATGGAAAATAGAAGAAAACTCTGTAAGACCAATTGATAGAATGGTTGCTCACACAGGATTTATAATTGTTGCAAGGAAATATTAA